Genomic segment of Candidatus Tiamatella incendiivivens:
ATAGCTGGTACCAAAGGGACAGCGTCCTCCAAGAGAAAGATTATGGTGTAAAAATGTATAAAGCAGCTCTAACGCTACTTGTAAAGGAAATGCTAGGACTAGGAATGAAGCTAATAGGAATCCCATTAACCCCTAGGATGTAAACTTACACTAGCATCCGCTTAACGGTGTATGAAAGTGGTGTGAAGCCTTGCAGAAATGGAGGCCCCCAAAGAGGTTCCTAAAAGATACTGGGGAAATCACAGGGGGCCTCCTTGCAGCCAACCTGGGGGACATAGTAAACATTACTATTATGGCTATATTCCTTGTATTCTTTAAAAACCACCCGGAAGCTCTAGCGGTTCTACCCGGACTAGCAAATATGCGGGGAAGCATATATACAAGCCTAGCATCACGAGTATCTACAAACCTTCATCTAGGAATTTACGAGGCAAAGTATAGTAACGTAGCAAGGAATGAATGGAGCCATGGTATAACACTTAGTTTCACTAACTCCCTAATCGTAGGATTCCTCGCCGGACTCTTCAGTGGAATAAGCATCCCTCTAACAATAGCAATAAGCATAACCTCCACAGCAATATCCTGGATCGTAATGATGCCTGGTACAGTATTTCTCAGCGTTCTATTCTTCAAAAAGGGAGTTGACCCAGACAGAGTATCTGCACCAGTAATAACGGTACTAGGGGATGGGATAACAATCCCTAGCCTGGCTGCAGCAACAATAGGAGCCATATGGATAGTCATGCATCCACTTATTTTAACGCTTCTAATAAGCAGCACACTCACATTAGTAACAGTTGTCCTAACAATCAATAAAAAATCAAGGTCTATCTTCATACAGACTATGAGTAGCTTACTCATAGTCTCCATAATAGAGTCAATAACAGGTGCAATACTTGCAAGATGGTCAGCCAGAATCCTAGAGAAGAAAGGCCTCATG
This window contains:
- a CDS encoding magnesium transporter, which codes for MQKWRPPKRFLKDTGEITGGLLAANLGDIVNITIMAIFLVFFKNHPEALAVLPGLANMRGSIYTSLASRVSTNLHLGIYEAKYSNVARNEWSHGITLSFTNSLIVGFLAGLFSGISIPLTIAISITSTAISWIVMMPGTVFLSVLFFKKGVDPDRVSAPVITVLGDGITIPSLAAATIGAIWIVMHPLILTLLISSTLTLVTVVLTINKKSRSIFIQTMSSLLIVSIIESITGAILARWSARILEKKGLMPLYPSFLEDVGAVAAVVAAKTSTMAYLGTAGKKSYEFTVEELILLLQAHIAMFPTMIILPIINKAYSTTPLLSMTATLFTGGLIVAIIGSILSSILVKATYEKEVDPDNTILPLTTGITDLAGTIILPIIALAII